A genomic region of Chryseobacterium sp. KACC 21268 contains the following coding sequences:
- a CDS encoding alpha-ketoglutarate-dependent dioxygenase AlkB: MKKNYPIELGYDKDKYFTQKIKMGQLSLFDAEEFYEFPKDLLEYRDNFLSAEEADRLKDHLLKTAPWEQRTQKMYDKMVITPRLTAWYGDSKYNESADNNASATNPWTPELLSLKERIENEFSYRFNGVLLNLYRDNNDSVAWHRDKESRYGKRPVIASISLGQTRNFDFRKKDHHQSKYSLPLPHGSLLIMKGDLQENWEHRIAKSTIPMKERINLTFRRISEL, encoded by the coding sequence ATGAAAAAAAATTATCCCATTGAATTGGGATATGATAAAGATAAATATTTTACACAAAAAATCAAAATGGGTCAGCTGAGTTTATTTGATGCCGAAGAATTTTATGAGTTTCCAAAAGACCTTTTGGAATACCGGGACAATTTTCTGAGTGCGGAAGAGGCAGATCGTTTAAAAGACCATCTGCTTAAAACTGCTCCCTGGGAACAGCGCACTCAGAAAATGTATGACAAGATGGTGATAACACCACGCTTGACCGCTTGGTATGGCGATTCAAAATACAATGAATCCGCTGATAATAATGCATCAGCTACCAACCCTTGGACTCCGGAGTTATTATCCTTGAAAGAGAGAATAGAAAACGAATTCAGTTATCGGTTCAATGGCGTATTGCTTAACCTCTATCGTGACAACAATGATTCAGTGGCGTGGCACAGGGATAAAGAAAGCCGATACGGAAAGAGGCCTGTCATAGCATCCATAAGTCTTGGACAGACCAGAAACTTTGATTTCAGAAAAAAAGATCATCATCAGAGCAAATACAGCCTGCCGCTCCCGCACGGTTCACTCCTTATTATGAAAGGTGATCTTCAGGAGAATTGGGAACATCGGATCGCCAAATCTACAATACCTATGAAGGAACGTATTAATTTGACCTTCCGAAGGATCAGTGAACTATAA
- a CDS encoding LexA family transcriptional regulator has protein sequence MSIFADNIVFLRGQKNLTQHKLAEELILTRSRYVSYEYGNAEPPIEVLVRISKYYNISIDLLVTVDIRKYPLDRMIDLPGNKILLPVAVDAEGNNFIEIVPQKASMGYLKGFSDPEFIEGLQKMQLPFLKNGKYRAFLADGDSMPPFADQSIIIGEYVEKLEDLKSNKEYIFVTTEGITYKTFLKRNKKFITVSADNSFYEPYDIPLEDIAEVWRYVRGILPQDYKPHSLPDEANLKNLVAEAKRSISNLENGIIKLNP, from the coding sequence ATGTCAATTTTTGCAGATAACATCGTGTTTTTGAGAGGTCAAAAAAATCTAACCCAACATAAGCTGGCGGAAGAACTCATTCTTACAAGATCAAGATATGTTTCATACGAATATGGAAATGCAGAACCTCCCATTGAGGTATTGGTCCGGATCTCCAAATATTATAATATCAGCATCGATCTTTTGGTCACGGTCGATATCAGAAAATATCCGTTGGACAGGATGATCGATCTGCCGGGGAATAAGATATTACTTCCGGTAGCAGTAGATGCGGAGGGAAATAATTTCATTGAGATCGTACCTCAAAAAGCTTCTATGGGTTACTTGAAAGGATTCAGCGACCCTGAATTCATTGAAGGTCTTCAGAAAATGCAGCTGCCTTTCTTAAAAAACGGAAAATACCGTGCATTTTTAGCGGATGGTGATTCTATGCCACCCTTTGCTGACCAATCCATCATTATAGGAGAGTATGTAGAAAAATTGGAAGACCTTAAATCAAATAAGGAATATATCTTTGTTACCACTGAAGGCATTACCTACAAGACATTTTTGAAAAGGAACAAAAAGTTCATTACCGTATCAGCCGATAACTCATTTTACGAACCATACGATATTCCACTGGAGGATATCGCAGAAGTATGGCGTTATGTAAGAGGGATACTTCCCCAGGATTACAAACCGCATTCGCTTCCTGATGAGGCCAATCTCAAAAATCTCGTAGCAGAAGCCAAACGCAGTATCAGTAATTTGGAGAACGGTATTATTAAACTCAATCCTTAA
- the dinB gene encoding DNA polymerase IV gives MERAIAHMDLDTFFVSCERLKNSVLEKQPVIIGGGDRGVVASCSYEVRKFGVRSAMPIKMALRLCPDAKVIKGDMEYYSNMSHLVTEVIQGKVPVLEKASIDEFYLDLSGMDQFFGCFQWTNEIADAVQKNTGLPISFALSTNKTVSKIGTGESKPTGRLEVRAPHIQNFLNPLSIKKIPMVGTETFNLFSRLGVKTIQTLSEMPVEVLHQLIGKNGTILWKKAHGIDDTPVVPYSERKSISTEDTFSEDTIDVHQIRSILSGMVEKLAYQLRQEKWLTSTVTVKIRYSNFDTETKQCKVPYTSADHTLHRAVLELFHKVYTRRMRIRLIGIRFTGLVHGSHQMDLFEDTEELISLYQTMDRIKNRFGTSSVGRASGFLK, from the coding sequence ATGGAAAGAGCAATTGCACATATGGACCTTGACACATTCTTTGTCTCCTGTGAGCGGCTGAAAAACTCAGTCTTGGAGAAACAGCCTGTGATCATTGGAGGTGGGGACCGTGGTGTGGTGGCATCATGCTCCTATGAGGTCCGGAAGTTTGGGGTGCGTTCAGCGATGCCGATAAAAATGGCATTGAGGCTATGCCCTGATGCAAAGGTCATCAAAGGAGATATGGAATACTACTCCAATATGTCGCATCTGGTGACCGAGGTCATTCAGGGAAAAGTACCGGTGCTGGAGAAAGCCAGTATCGATGAATTTTATCTTGACCTCTCAGGAATGGATCAATTCTTCGGATGCTTTCAATGGACCAATGAGATCGCGGATGCTGTTCAGAAAAATACAGGCCTGCCGATCAGCTTTGCCCTTTCCACCAATAAGACGGTATCCAAGATCGGGACCGGAGAATCAAAACCGACAGGCAGACTAGAGGTCAGGGCTCCCCATATCCAGAATTTTTTAAATCCCCTATCCATCAAAAAGATCCCGATGGTCGGCACAGAGACCTTCAATCTGTTCTCCAGGCTAGGCGTTAAGACGATACAAACCCTATCTGAAATGCCTGTAGAGGTCCTTCATCAACTGATCGGAAAAAATGGAACGATACTTTGGAAAAAAGCCCATGGCATCGATGATACACCCGTAGTGCCCTATTCTGAAAGGAAATCAATATCCACCGAAGATACATTTTCTGAGGATACGATCGATGTTCATCAGATCAGAAGCATTTTGTCGGGAATGGTAGAAAAGCTGGCCTATCAGCTAAGGCAGGAAAAATGGCTGACCTCTACCGTTACCGTTAAGATCAGGTATTCCAATTTTGACACAGAGACCAAACAGTGCAAGGTTCCGTACACTTCTGCCGACCATACTCTGCACAGGGCTGTCCTTGAATTGTTTCATAAGGTGTATACCCGTAGAATGAGGATCCGTCTGATAGGCATCCGCTTCACCGGTCTTGTGCACGGGAGTCATCAGATGGACCTTTTCGAAGATACCGAAGAACTGATCTCCCTTTATCAGACCATGGACAGGATCAAGAACAGATTCGGGACTTCCAGCGTCGGAAGGGCATC